In Micromonospora sp. LH3U1, one genomic interval encodes:
- a CDS encoding IucA/IucC family protein, which produces MTTTAVPTQTPAATGDPVGHLTPQRWARANRLLVRKALAEFAHERLLAPEPVSGPDNRQWYEVRSDDGAVTYRFAARVLALEHWQIDADSITRHRDGTSLAPDAVDLIVELRGALGLSARVLPVYLEEITSTLAGTAYKLAPSAPSAAELAEADFQTIETSMTEGHPCFVANNGRLGFGVDEYHRYAPEAAAPVRLEWLAAHRDHSTFSSAADLDYDTLIDSELDAETLARFAATMTDLGLDLADYHLIPAHPWQWWNKLAVTFAGELAARRLVHLGPGPDVYLAQQSIRTFFNVTEPGRHYVKTALSVLNMGFMRGLSAAYMAATPAINDWLADLIAEDEVLTGTGLTVIRERAAVGYRHRQYEAATDRTSPYRKMLAALWRESPVPDLAPGRRLSTMAALLHVDNDGGSLAATLIARSGLAPEVWLRRYLDAYLTPLLHSFYAHDLAFMPHGENVILVLDERDTVERVIFKDIAEEIAVMSSEVELPAAVERIRVDVPDDTKLLTIFTDVVDCFLRHLNAVLVEAGVLAEDDFWRTVAACAADYFDRVPHLAERVRHYDLFAPEFTLSCLNRLQLRDNQQMIDLSDPSAALQFVGTLTNPLAAHAPAR; this is translated from the coding sequence GTGACCACCACCGCCGTCCCCACCCAGACGCCTGCCGCCACCGGCGATCCGGTCGGGCATCTCACCCCGCAGCGCTGGGCCCGGGCCAACCGGCTGCTGGTCCGCAAGGCGCTCGCCGAGTTCGCCCACGAACGGCTCCTCGCCCCGGAACCCGTGTCGGGACCCGACAACCGGCAGTGGTACGAGGTCCGCAGCGACGACGGCGCGGTCACCTACCGGTTCGCGGCGCGGGTGCTCGCCCTGGAGCACTGGCAGATCGATGCGGACAGCATCACCCGGCACCGCGACGGCACGTCGCTGGCACCGGACGCGGTGGACCTCATCGTCGAGCTACGCGGCGCCCTCGGGCTCTCCGCGCGGGTGCTCCCGGTCTACCTGGAGGAGATCACCTCGACGTTGGCCGGCACCGCGTACAAGCTGGCTCCGTCCGCGCCGAGCGCCGCCGAGCTGGCCGAAGCGGACTTCCAGACCATCGAGACGTCGATGACCGAGGGCCACCCCTGCTTCGTGGCCAACAACGGTCGGCTCGGCTTCGGCGTCGACGAATATCACAGGTACGCCCCGGAGGCCGCCGCCCCGGTCCGGCTGGAGTGGCTGGCCGCGCACCGGGACCACTCGACGTTCAGCAGCGCCGCCGACCTCGACTACGACACGTTGATCGACAGTGAGCTGGACGCGGAGACCCTCGCCCGGTTCGCGGCCACGATGACCGACCTCGGCCTGGACCTTGCCGACTACCACCTGATCCCGGCGCACCCGTGGCAGTGGTGGAACAAGCTGGCGGTCACCTTCGCCGGGGAGCTGGCCGCACGCCGGCTGGTGCACCTCGGCCCCGGGCCGGACGTGTACCTCGCCCAGCAGTCCATCCGTACCTTCTTCAACGTCACGGAGCCGGGCCGGCACTACGTGAAGACCGCGCTGTCGGTGCTGAACATGGGCTTCATGCGCGGGCTGTCGGCCGCGTACATGGCGGCGACCCCGGCGATCAACGACTGGCTGGCCGATCTGATCGCCGAGGACGAGGTGCTGACCGGCACCGGCCTGACCGTCATCCGGGAGCGGGCCGCGGTGGGTTACCGGCACCGGCAGTACGAGGCGGCGACCGACCGCACCTCCCCGTACCGCAAGATGCTGGCCGCACTGTGGCGGGAGAGCCCGGTGCCCGATCTGGCGCCGGGACGCCGGCTGTCCACCATGGCCGCGCTGCTGCACGTGGACAACGACGGCGGCTCACTGGCGGCGACACTGATCGCCCGGTCCGGGCTGGCGCCCGAGGTCTGGCTGCGTCGTTACCTGGACGCCTACCTCACCCCGCTGCTGCACAGCTTCTACGCCCACGACCTGGCCTTCATGCCGCACGGCGAGAACGTCATCCTGGTCCTCGACGAGCGGGACACCGTCGAGCGGGTGATCTTCAAGGACATCGCCGAGGAGATCGCGGTGATGAGTAGCGAGGTCGAGCTGCCGGCGGCGGTGGAACGGATCCGGGTCGACGTGCCCGACGACACCAAGCTGCTGACCATCTTCACCGACGTGGTGGACTGCTTCCTGCGGCACCTCAACGCGGTGCTGGTCGAGGCCGGCGTGCTCGCCGAGGACGACTTCTGGCGTACGGTCGCGGCCTGCGCCGCCGACTACTTCGACCGGGTGCCGCACCTGGCCGAGCGGGTACGCCACTACGACCTGTTCGCGCCGGAGTTCACGCTGTCCTGCCTCAACCGGCTCCAGCTGCGCGACAACCAGCAGATGATCGACCTGTCCGACCCGTCGGCCGCGCTCCAGTTCGTCGGCACCCTCACCAACCCGCTGGCGGCCCACGCCCCGGCCCGGTGA
- a CDS encoding GNAT family N-acetyltransferase, which produces MSVVFTRADERLGEFALRTLDPDADAALLHTWVTHPKAAFWLMQDADLAQVTEEYQRIADHPHHDAYLGLWRGSPAFLAERYDPAHVELVGLYDHQPGDVGMHFLCAPVGTPVHGFTRAVLGTVMAWLFDDPTTRRVVVEPDVRNTAVHALNAAVGFEVVGPIAKPEKDALLSVCTRAQFQAAADGAAATRTEGAPA; this is translated from the coding sequence GTGAGCGTCGTCTTCACCCGCGCCGACGAGCGGCTCGGTGAGTTCGCGCTGCGGACGCTCGACCCGGACGCCGACGCCGCGCTGCTGCACACCTGGGTGACCCACCCCAAGGCGGCCTTCTGGCTGATGCAGGACGCCGACCTGGCCCAGGTGACCGAGGAATACCAGCGGATCGCCGACCACCCGCACCACGACGCGTACCTCGGGCTGTGGCGGGGGAGTCCCGCATTCCTCGCCGAACGCTACGACCCGGCCCACGTCGAGCTGGTCGGCCTCTACGACCACCAGCCCGGTGACGTGGGCATGCACTTCCTCTGCGCGCCCGTCGGCACTCCCGTGCACGGCTTCACCCGGGCGGTGCTCGGCACCGTCATGGCCTGGCTCTTCGACGACCCGACGACCAGGCGGGTGGTGGTCGAGCCGGATGTCCGCAACACCGCCGTGCACGCGCTGAACGCCGCCGTCGGCTTCGAGGTCGTCGGCCCGATCGCCAAGCCCGAGAAGGACGCGCTGCTCAGCGTCTGCACCCGAGCCCAGTTTCAGGCCGCCGCCGACGGCGCTGCCGCCACCAGAACCGAAGGAGCCCCGGCGTGA
- a CDS encoding lysine N(6)-hydroxylase/L-ornithine N(5)-oxygenase family protein produces MSTHDFIAIGLGPYNLGLACLTAPIDELDGVFLEARPSLAWHPGMLLESARLQTPFIADLVSLADPTSPYSFLNYLKEIGRLYPFYIRESFYPLRSEYDAYCRWAAAKLPNLRFGQTVTTVAYDSADERYVVRARTGTGETVEYRARHLVLGTGTPPHLPDAVAGLPGDPVHNSRYLEHRTALRTKRSITVVGSGQSAAEIYHDLLGDIERYGYQLNWVTRSPRFFPLEYTKLTLEMTSPDYVDYFHGLPEETRYRLESEQKGLFKGINADLINEIFDLLYAHSVNGPVNTRLLTNTELVSAGHQDGAYTLGLRQVEQERDFALRTEGLVLATGYHYRVPEFLAPVHERIRWDAHGRFDVARNYSIDHSGRGIFLQNAGTHTHSVTSPDLGMGAYRNSWIIRELLGREHYPIEKSITFQEFGAPAGMTS; encoded by the coding sequence ATGTCCACCCACGACTTCATCGCCATCGGGCTGGGCCCGTACAACCTGGGCCTGGCCTGCCTCACCGCGCCGATCGACGAGCTGGACGGGGTGTTCCTGGAGGCCCGGCCGAGCCTTGCCTGGCACCCCGGCATGCTGCTGGAGTCGGCCCGGTTGCAGACCCCGTTCATCGCCGACCTGGTCAGCCTCGCCGACCCGACGTCGCCGTACTCCTTCCTCAACTACCTCAAGGAGATCGGCCGGCTCTACCCGTTCTACATCCGGGAGAGCTTCTACCCACTGCGCAGCGAGTACGACGCGTACTGCCGGTGGGCGGCGGCGAAGCTGCCGAACCTGCGCTTCGGTCAGACCGTGACCACTGTGGCGTACGACTCCGCCGACGAGCGGTACGTGGTGCGGGCCCGCACCGGCACGGGGGAGACCGTCGAGTATCGGGCCCGGCACCTGGTGCTCGGCACGGGCACCCCGCCACACCTGCCCGACGCCGTGGCCGGGCTCCCCGGCGACCCCGTGCACAACTCCCGCTACCTGGAGCACCGGACCGCGCTGCGCACCAAGCGCAGCATCACCGTGGTGGGCAGCGGGCAGAGCGCGGCCGAGATCTACCACGACCTGCTCGGCGACATCGAACGGTACGGCTACCAGCTCAACTGGGTCACCCGTTCGCCGCGGTTCTTCCCACTCGAATACACCAAGCTGACGCTGGAGATGACCTCACCGGACTACGTGGACTACTTCCACGGCCTGCCCGAGGAGACCCGCTACCGGCTGGAGTCCGAGCAGAAGGGCCTGTTCAAGGGGATCAACGCCGACCTGATCAACGAGATCTTCGACCTGCTCTACGCGCACAGCGTCAACGGGCCGGTGAACACCCGCCTGCTCACCAACACCGAGCTGGTCAGCGCCGGTCACCAGGACGGGGCGTACACGCTGGGGTTGCGTCAGGTGGAGCAGGAGCGCGACTTCGCCCTGCGTACCGAGGGGTTGGTGCTGGCCACCGGCTACCACTATCGAGTGCCGGAGTTCCTCGCGCCGGTGCACGAGCGGATCCGTTGGGACGCGCACGGCCGCTTCGACGTGGCCCGCAACTACAGCATCGACCACAGCGGGCGGGGCATCTTCCTGCAGAACGCGGGCACCCACACGCACAGCGTCACCTCACCGGACCTGGGCATGGGCGCCTACCGCAACTCGTGGATCATCCGTGAGCTGCTCGGCCGGGAGCACTACCCGATCGAGAAGAGCATCACCTTCCAGGAGTTCGGCGCTCCCGCCGGGATGACATCGTGA
- a CDS encoding pyridoxal phosphate-dependent decarboxylase family protein produces the protein MTVPTYPVETTAPPTAPAAARAHLLHGGSVEQYRRTIADGVDRVARRVASVDRPVTGITPAELAPLVDRVDLDRPLGDAGAALDELEDVYLRDAVWFHHPRYLAHLNCPVVIPALLGEAVLTAVNSSLDTWDQSAGATLIERRLIDWTAERIGLGPSADGVFTSGGSQSNLQALLLAREEACAEAIGAAARADLLPRLRVLTSAAGHFSVQKSAKLLGLAPDAVIAVPTDARRRIRPAAVREEIARCRQAGLVVMAVVATAGTTDFGSIDPLTDLGGICAGAGVWLHVDAAYGCGLLVSPTRRHLLDGIERADSVTVDFHKSFFQPVSSSALLVRDRRVLRHATYHADYLNPARMVEQRIPNQVDKSLQTTRRFDALKLWLTLRVMGPNALGALFDEVVDRAADAWQLVSEDPRFEVVTRSELSTVVFRYLPTGPGRELADAANLHAREALAASGLAVVAGTRVDGRHFLKFTLLNPATTVDDVGYVLDLIATHAGRYVHDHATVDLTCHVG, from the coding sequence ATGACCGTGCCGACGTACCCCGTCGAGACCACCGCGCCGCCGACGGCGCCCGCCGCCGCGCGAGCCCACCTGCTGCATGGCGGCTCGGTCGAGCAGTACCGGCGCACGATCGCCGACGGCGTCGACCGGGTTGCCCGCCGGGTGGCCTCCGTGGACCGCCCGGTCACCGGGATCACCCCGGCCGAGCTGGCCCCCCTGGTCGACCGGGTGGACCTGGACCGGCCGCTGGGCGACGCCGGCGCCGCGCTGGACGAGTTGGAGGACGTCTACCTGCGCGACGCCGTCTGGTTCCACCACCCCCGCTACCTCGCCCACCTCAACTGCCCGGTGGTCATTCCTGCGCTGCTCGGCGAGGCGGTGCTGACCGCCGTGAACTCGTCGCTGGACACCTGGGACCAGAGCGCCGGGGCCACTCTCATCGAACGGCGACTGATCGACTGGACCGCCGAGCGGATCGGCCTCGGCCCCAGCGCGGATGGCGTCTTCACCAGCGGCGGCAGCCAGTCCAACCTCCAGGCGCTGCTGCTGGCCCGGGAGGAGGCGTGCGCCGAGGCGATCGGCGCGGCGGCGCGCGCCGACCTGCTGCCCCGACTGCGCGTCCTCACCTCCGCGGCCGGTCACTTCAGCGTGCAGAAGTCGGCCAAGCTGCTCGGCCTCGCCCCGGACGCGGTGATCGCGGTGCCCACCGACGCCCGGCGGCGGATCCGGCCGGCCGCCGTCCGCGAGGAGATCGCTCGGTGCCGGCAGGCCGGGCTGGTGGTGATGGCCGTCGTCGCCACCGCCGGCACCACCGACTTCGGCTCCATCGACCCGCTCACGGACCTGGGCGGGATCTGCGCGGGGGCCGGCGTCTGGCTGCACGTCGATGCCGCGTACGGCTGCGGTCTGCTCGTCTCACCGACGCGGCGGCACCTGCTCGACGGCATCGAGCGGGCCGACTCGGTGACCGTCGACTTCCACAAGTCGTTCTTCCAGCCGGTCAGCTCCAGCGCGCTGCTGGTCCGCGACCGGCGGGTGCTGCGGCACGCCACCTATCACGCCGACTACCTCAACCCGGCGCGGATGGTCGAGCAGCGCATCCCCAACCAGGTCGACAAGAGCCTGCAGACCACCCGCCGCTTCGACGCGCTGAAGCTCTGGCTCACCCTGCGGGTGATGGGCCCGAACGCGCTCGGCGCGCTCTTCGACGAGGTGGTCGACCGGGCCGCCGACGCCTGGCAGTTGGTCAGCGAGGACCCCCGCTTCGAGGTGGTGACCCGCTCCGAGCTGAGCACGGTGGTCTTCCGCTACCTGCCCACCGGCCCGGGCCGTGAGCTGGCCGACGCCGCCAACCTGCACGCCCGGGAGGCGCTGGCCGCCTCCGGCCTCGCCGTGGTCGCCGGGACCCGGGTGGACGGCCGGCACTTCCTGAAGTTCACCCTGCTCAACCCGGCCACCACCGTCGACGACGTCGGCTACGTGCTGGACCTGATCGCCACCCACGCAGGCCGGTACGTGCACGACCACGCCACCGTCGACCTGACCTGCCACGTCGGCTGA
- a CDS encoding ABC transporter substrate-binding protein: MPDALSARRLSRRGLLAAGGAATLAALLAGCGKDDTAKPATSNGSGPWSFTDDRTKKVEAAARPARVVAFTGVAAALIDFGLDKQIVGVFGETKRADGTADPQAGDLNVEAVEILGNVWGEFSLEKYAALRPELLVTHMYDPDALWYVPDESKDKILPLAPSVAITTARVPMTKPIERYAALAESLGADLSAKKVTDAKARFDAAAEAVRQAVKANPGIKVMACSGSPDLFYVSNPKVSTDLMYFAELGVDIVVPTKLEAGDYFEALSWESTGKFPADLILLDNRSTALQPKDLAAKPTWQQLPAVKANQVTPWDAVPRFSYAGSAPLLENLATAIRNAKKVS; encoded by the coding sequence ATGCCCGACGCACTGTCCGCCCGTCGCCTCTCCCGCCGTGGCCTCCTGGCCGCCGGTGGCGCCGCCACCCTGGCCGCCCTGCTCGCCGGCTGCGGCAAGGACGACACCGCAAAGCCCGCCACCAGCAACGGAAGTGGCCCCTGGTCGTTCACCGACGACCGCACCAAGAAGGTCGAGGCGGCGGCCCGCCCGGCCCGTGTGGTGGCCTTCACCGGCGTGGCGGCGGCTCTGATCGATTTCGGTCTCGACAAGCAGATCGTCGGCGTGTTCGGGGAGACCAAGCGCGCTGACGGCACGGCCGACCCGCAGGCCGGCGACCTGAACGTCGAAGCCGTCGAGATCCTCGGCAACGTGTGGGGCGAGTTCAGCCTGGAGAAGTACGCGGCGCTGCGCCCGGAACTGCTGGTCACCCACATGTACGACCCGGACGCGCTCTGGTACGTGCCGGACGAGAGCAAGGACAAGATCCTCCCGCTCGCGCCCAGCGTGGCGATCACCACCGCCCGCGTGCCGATGACCAAGCCCATCGAGCGGTACGCCGCGCTGGCCGAGTCGCTCGGCGCGGACCTGTCCGCGAAGAAGGTCACCGACGCGAAGGCCCGCTTCGACGCCGCCGCCGAGGCGGTCCGGCAGGCGGTCAAGGCCAACCCCGGGATCAAGGTGATGGCCTGCTCCGGCAGCCCCGACCTCTTCTACGTCTCCAACCCGAAGGTCAGCACCGACCTGATGTACTTCGCCGAGCTGGGCGTCGACATCGTGGTCCCCACCAAGCTCGAAGCCGGCGACTACTTCGAGGCGCTGAGCTGGGAGAGCACCGGCAAGTTCCCGGCCGACCTGATCCTCCTGGACAACCGCAGCACCGCGCTTCAACCCAAGGACCTCGCCGCCAAGCCGACCTGGCAGCAGCTGCCGGCGGTCAAGGCCAACCAGGTGACCCCGTGGGACGCGGTGCCCCGCTTCTCGTACGCCGGCTCCGCGCCGTTGCTGGAGAACCTCGCCACCGCCATCCGCAACGCGAAGAAGGTCAGCTGA
- a CDS encoding FecCD family ABC transporter permease produces the protein MTVIRTAGGLSLRFRPRALAVGAGAALLAAGLGLIAVGSGDYPMGPADVLRTLVGGGSPAEQFIVHELRLPRLVTALLVGAALALAGTVFQSLVRNPLGSPDILGFTQGASTGALVVVVLGGSSLALAGAAVVGGLGTGLVIYALAWRRGVHGYRLILVGIGVAAILTGVNGYLLTRAPLMEAARAVLWLTGSLDGRGWANAGPLLAVMVVLVPLVLIGCAPALRMMELGDDTASALGVPVRRLRLVLLAAAVLLVSFAAAAAGPVSFVALVAPHVTKRLTRAPGPNLLPSMAVGAALLVGADLLAQRAFPGHQLPVGVVTGVLGGGYLVWLLAMERRAGRL, from the coding sequence GTGACTGTCATCCGTACCGCGGGCGGGTTGTCCCTGCGGTTCCGCCCCCGCGCGCTGGCCGTCGGCGCGGGCGCCGCGCTGCTCGCGGCCGGGCTCGGCCTGATCGCCGTGGGCAGTGGTGACTACCCGATGGGCCCGGCCGACGTGCTGCGCACGCTCGTCGGCGGCGGCTCACCGGCGGAGCAGTTCATCGTGCACGAGCTACGACTGCCCCGACTGGTCACCGCCCTGCTGGTCGGCGCCGCACTGGCTCTCGCCGGCACGGTGTTCCAGTCGCTGGTCCGCAACCCGCTGGGCAGCCCGGACATCCTCGGCTTCACCCAGGGCGCGTCGACCGGAGCACTGGTGGTGGTCGTCCTCGGCGGTAGCAGCCTGGCGCTGGCCGGCGCGGCGGTCGTCGGTGGGCTCGGCACCGGCCTGGTGATCTACGCGCTGGCCTGGCGGCGCGGAGTGCACGGCTACCGGCTCATCCTGGTCGGCATCGGCGTCGCCGCGATTCTGACCGGCGTCAACGGCTACCTGCTGACCAGGGCGCCGCTGATGGAGGCCGCCCGCGCGGTGCTCTGGCTCACCGGCAGCCTGGACGGGCGGGGCTGGGCCAACGCCGGGCCGCTGCTCGCCGTCATGGTCGTGCTGGTGCCGCTGGTGCTCATCGGCTGTGCCCCGGCGCTCCGGATGATGGAGTTGGGCGACGACACGGCCAGCGCGCTCGGCGTTCCGGTGCGCCGGCTGCGCCTGGTGCTGCTCGCCGCGGCGGTGCTGCTGGTCTCGTTCGCGGCAGCCGCCGCCGGGCCGGTGTCCTTCGTGGCGCTCGTCGCGCCACACGTGACGAAACGGCTGACCCGGGCGCCCGGCCCGAACCTACTGCCGTCGATGGCCGTCGGCGCGGCACTGCTGGTCGGCGCCGACCTGCTGGCCCAACGCGCGTTCCCCGGACACCAACTCCCGGTCGGGGTGGTGACCGGAGTGCTCGGCGGCGGCTACCTGGTCTGGCTGCTGGCGATGGAACGCCGGGCGGGCCGGCTGTGA
- a CDS encoding ABC transporter ATP-binding protein translates to MHPGSSRLGGTALTLAYDQRTIAEDLTVAVPDNSFTVIIGPNACGKSTLLRALSRMLRPSAGTVLLDGRDIHDLPARKVARTLGLLPQSSIAPDGISVAELVARGRYPHQGLLRQWSREDERVVDESMAATGVDDLADRPVDELSGGQRQRVWIAMALAQQTPLLLLDEPTTFLDIAHQIEILDLCARLHEEQGRTLVAVLHDLNHAARYATHLIAMRDGRVVAAGEPASVVTADLVAEVFGLPCRVIDDPETGTPLVVPAARRRATAPERT, encoded by the coding sequence ATGCACCCCGGCAGTTCCCGGCTCGGCGGCACCGCGCTGACCCTCGCCTACGACCAGCGCACCATCGCCGAGGACCTGACCGTGGCGGTGCCCGACAACTCCTTCACCGTGATCATCGGCCCGAACGCGTGTGGCAAGTCGACTCTGTTGCGTGCGCTGTCCCGGATGCTGCGCCCCAGCGCCGGCACGGTGCTGCTGGACGGGCGGGACATCCACGACCTGCCGGCCCGCAAGGTGGCCCGCACACTCGGCCTGCTGCCGCAGTCGTCGATCGCGCCGGACGGGATCAGCGTCGCCGAGTTGGTCGCGCGGGGCCGTTACCCCCACCAGGGGCTGCTCCGGCAGTGGTCGCGCGAGGACGAACGGGTCGTCGACGAGTCGATGGCCGCGACCGGCGTCGACGATCTCGCCGACCGGCCGGTGGACGAGCTCTCCGGCGGGCAACGGCAGCGGGTCTGGATCGCCATGGCGCTGGCCCAGCAGACCCCGCTGCTGCTGCTCGACGAGCCGACCACGTTCCTCGACATCGCCCACCAGATCGAAATCCTGGACCTCTGCGCCCGGCTGCACGAGGAGCAGGGGCGCACACTCGTCGCGGTGCTGCACGACCTGAACCACGCCGCCCGCTACGCCACGCACCTGATCGCCATGCGCGACGGACGCGTGGTGGCCGCCGGAGAGCCGGCGTCGGTGGTCACCGCCGACCTGGTGGCGGAGGTGTTCGGGCTGCCCTGCCGGGTCATCGACGACCCGGAGACCGGCACCCCGCTGGTCGTCCCCGCCGCCCGGCGCCGAGCCACCGCGCCGGAGCGGACATGA